ATCTAAAACGAagtatctcccaaaggccccatttccaaataccatcgtactgggggttaggacttcaacatatggactggggggcgggggagacacACAGCAGCTGTCAAGAGCAAGGATGTCCCCAGCCAGCCCTCGGCACCCAGGCCCTACCTGGGCTGTGCTTGAGATTGTGGGGAATCCAGGAGAAAGGTGGCCCGGGCCAGCACCTAGGTGCTCACATTCTCCAGGGCtctgggtgggggggcaggattCACATGTAAGGAGCCATGAAGGAAAACTCAGACGGAACCCAGGAGAGTCAGACTCATGCCACAGGTGGTCGGTGAACAGAGGGGTTACAGCGAAGGCCTCTGGGGGGCTGGCCCTGTGTCTTTAGCCTCTTGGGGGTGAGCAGGTCTCCTATGCTGGGCCACACGATGTCCATAAAAGGAGCTCGGCCTTTGGAAGGACCTGCAGTATCATGGTGGTAGTGGGACAAGATGCAGGGAGGGTGAGGCGGATTCAGTCCTGGAGGGACCAGAGCTAGGCCTGTGGGGTCTCTGCGGCCCAGCTGCTATCACCGGGAACCAAACACCCAAGTGGGTGTGGGAAGCCACGCCGCAGCAGTGCAGGGTCAGGCCCCGCTCCGCTCCCGGGGCAGGCCTCAGCGCAGCCCCCAGGCTCTCGCACTCGGCGTCCGTGCGGCTGCTCCAGCCTGAGCCCTCCTTGGCCCCTTCGGCCAAGACGGTGGGGTCACCAGGCGAGGGCCTTCAGCGGCCAGCTCTTCCCTGGAGCCAGGGCTGCCTGCGTGCTGCCCGAGACCATGTCACACAGCAACACAGGAATCCATTTATTTGGCAAATCTGATTAATCAAATCATTTTCCCAATGAATTATGCTAGTTTCACACATGTACATAGAACTGGTATGTGTCCGGTTTTTCCAGACTGGGAGGAAAAAACACGGTCACATTTACGGCCAAATAATGTCCCCAGGCCTCCTTTACCAACAGGCATTTCAGCCATTGCCACGCTAAGCTCAGCGTTCTCCAACTCACTGGCTACCACTTGCTGGCGGGAGTGGGCCCCTGGAGGCCACAGCCCCTGGGCCTAaccctggccctgccctctgccccttctgtgcCTGCCGAGCCGGCCTGCCGGGCCCCGAGTGTGGACCCTCCCGCAGAGCAGCCCGGCCTGCCGTCTGGGCCTGACCCCGCCTCCACAGACCCCAGTGGGGCCTCTGAAACTCGCAGGCCGGGATGGGTCcgcatggagagagagaagaggcctgGGTCCTCCCCCAGGGTGTTGGGAGCAGCCAGGGCGTCTCCAGGGCTCACCCACAAGCCCACAGCTGCCACATCGACGTGAGACTGCTAGCACCCTCCAAGGACCCACACTGCTCACGGAcctccccgcccctcccgccTTCTCTGTTACCCAGCTCAGGCAGGGTCAGGCTGCCCACAAgacaaaattttatgtttatgaacATCACAGAGGGTGATGGGGGTGCTCAGGGCCCTCCCGTCTCCTTTCTCTTAGGAAGCCTGTGTGGCCCCAAGTACACCGGGAGATGTAGATGCCACGTGATGCAGAGAGAAAATCGGAGGCGAGGACTGACTGCGCACACGCATGGGCTCTGACCCCCGTCCGGCACAGGTGTCCTACTGGATACGACAACCTGGCTTCCTCAGAGCCTCTGTGCAGGATGGCCACGGCACTGTAGGCTCCTGGAGGCCCAGTCTGCGGGGTGGGAGCCTCTGATCCTGGTTGGGACCACTCCTCCACACCCGCTTTCACCCCTGCATCGACACTTGCTTCCTCACCCTTCCCCGCACCTGCCCACTGAGCTGCCTGTGGCCAAAGCAGGAGGTAGAGAGGCTCCTGCCTTGGATGGCTCTCAGTCGAGCTGGGGAGTCTCGAGCAGGAAACAGCTCTgccctccatccttcctccccgcctcccccaccccctcaccgaGCCCTGTAGCTGCAAGCCAGGGGTAATCGCTCGATCTCTGCCTCCTCGTCCTCCCGGTCAGGGCTTTATCTAGATCAACCCCTTCCCCGCCACCCTGCCACCCTACCTTCCATCCACCACTTGGCGGTGCAAGCCTCTTTCCCTACAGGTAGAAAGTGgttcttttcttcctcaagaCCTCCCCCTTTTTCACATGAAGTCTCATCTCTTCCATCTCATCCCACTCATTCCGTCTTGCGAAACCACCGCACAATTTATCCTTGTCATCCTTTACTCTCTGGAGCAGCTTGAGTCATCGGGAGGCTTTCAGCCGTCACTCCAGAACCTCCCCAAGACCGTCCAGGAGCCCCGTGCGAACCGTGATTCGACTGTTCACAGTCTCCAACCAGGAACTGCCAGGAGCTGCGTGCCATCCAGATGGTTCCTCCgacccctggctggctcattttctccctcccaggccctggagagGGACAGTCCTGAGGGCAGTGCCACCCGGCCAGCCACCCAGATAGGACTCGGGTGGGTGAGACAAGCACATGTTCCTGGTTCTCCTCCTGCGGAGCCCAGTCAAGCCTGGTGCTTTCTCCTCATTCTCAGCGAGCAGCCTAATGAATAATCTCCTGGTCTGTTCGAGGTAGCAAGCCGGTCCCGTTCAGGAATTTCCCCTATCCTAGCCTTGTCTCCACCGCCTCTCTTCCCCCTGGGCCAGTGCTGAAGCTCCGTGTAGTGGACACCATGATGCCATGGGGGAGTGGCCGTCCACTGCCAGCCCTTggcctgtctctctccttccccaggtgTCACCAGCGCCCTTCCGCTCGGTCCCCGCTGCCTCCACAAAGTCTCTACAGCTTCACCACAGCCTGGCTCACACCAGCTTCCCTCATCCTTCTGCAGCCTTCTCATGGGGACAGGAAGGTTTGGTTGGCTTTCTGGGCCTTTCTTCCCCATTGGAAACTTGGGGCTCTCTGTATGTTTTTGCTCTGCCCCCATCACCCCCACTTGCTGTGAAGTTATTGGCCACCAGAGCCTGAGAAGGGACCGGGAGGGGCAAGTCCGCTCTATCGTGGGATCCCCAAATCAAAGAGGACCTTGGTACATCCCTACCCCTCCGTCTCTGCCCAGAACATCTTTCACTGCGACCAACCCTCTTGGTTCTCTCTCCtaactcctctctcttcctttccagaaTCTTCTAGTCTAACAGAAGGATGGGGGAAGCTGGGAAACAGCCTTGCTCAGACGgtctctttcttttcaattcttcTGCCTCATGCTTTTTgagcttagaaataaaaaatgcacgTCGTTCTTGGGTCCTTCAGAGATTCTCAAATCCCGGGTGATCTATGCTGAGTTGCCTGGGTGCCGGGGAAAGGTCTTTGGGGCACAATGAGCAAAGACGGTGTTCAGTGAGCATCAAAAGGGGAAAGCACACCAGCAGATGTGCTATGTTCGTCCACCATATCAGAAACCTCGGAACAGGGTATCTGCTACCAGAATTTGGGGCTGGGGTTTCCTTCCTCTGCATAGTTCTTTCTCTCCTTAGCCCCTGCTGATCATGGTATCTTGGAGCACCAGCTGGACCCTGGAAGGCCGGTAGGCCATGATGCCCATGCGGAACTCCTTGATGACAAAATAGTAGCAGAAGACGTCTAGGCAGCAGTTCACGTTGGAGAAACACATGGACAACTGCAAGAACAAGCTGATGCTCTGCTTAGCCCTGCACTCCCCAATAAAGCCATTCCGCACCAGGAACTGCAAGAAGAAACCCAGGTGGACCGGAAGAAAGGAGACCACAAAGACAGCCAGACTGGCCGCAATTGTCCAGATGCAGGCCTTCTGCTGGACCCAGTCGCGGGTGAGGTCTCGACGGCCGACCAGGATGTGAATGCTCCTGGAGGAACAGAAACCCATGACACCCATGGGAAGAAGGAACCCAAACACCTCAAGGGGGAAGAAAACCTTGGCACTCCAGGTGCCATCGGACATGTTGTGGAAGCACATGTACTTTTCCACCTTCCCGTGGAAGCTGTAGATAGGGACGCTCCCGGCCCATACCAGGACCCAGATGGTGCAACAGATCCCCAGGATCTTCCCGGGGGACCGGAGGTGGCTGGCCAG
This window of the Ailuropoda melanoleuca isolate Jingjing chromosome 2, ASM200744v2, whole genome shotgun sequence genome carries:
- the GPR55 gene encoding G-protein coupled receptor 55 isoform X5, whose amino-acid sequence is MAARTKTATYDGKNMSQPLNRSQDCSFRDVDELMKTVQLAVHVPTFVLGLLLNALAIRGFSSFLKKRGTDYAATSIYMINLAVFDLLLVLSLPFKMMLSQVRAPPPALCTLVECFYFVSMYGSVFTICSISLDRFLAIQYPFLASHLRSPGKILGICCTIWVLVWAGSVPIYSFHGKVEKYMCFHNMSDGTWSAKVFFPLEVFGFLLPMGVMGFCSSRSIHILVGRRDLTRDWVQQKACIWTIAASLAVFVVSFLPVHLGFFLQFLVRNGFIGECRAKQSISLFLQLSMCFSNVNCCLDVFCYYFVIKEFRMGIMAYRPSRVQLVLQDTMISRG
- the GPR55 gene encoding G-protein coupled receptor 55 isoform X4; this translates as MRKLSTREGSGSLRNSKLVTKPGGQMTSRSSLSCPGPQAGKNMSQPLNRSQDCSFRDVDELMKTVQLAVHVPTFVLGLLLNALAIRGFSSFLKKRGTDYAATSIYMINLAVFDLLLVLSLPFKMMLSQVRAPPPALCTLVECFYFVSMYGSVFTICSISLDRFLAIQYPFLASHLRSPGKILGICCTIWVLVWAGSVPIYSFHGKVEKYMCFHNMSDGTWSAKVFFPLEVFGFLLPMGVMGFCSSRSIHILVGRRDLTRDWVQQKACIWTIAASLAVFVVSFLPVHLGFFLQFLVRNGFIGECRAKQSISLFLQLSMCFSNVNCCLDVFCYYFVIKEFRMGIMAYRPSRVQLVLQDTMISRG
- the GPR55 gene encoding G-protein coupled receptor 55 isoform X3, producing MTASAPAMRKLSTREGSGSLRNSKLVTKPGGQMTSRSSLSCPGPQAGKNMSQPLNRSQDCSFRDVDELMKTVQLAVHVPTFVLGLLLNALAIRGFSSFLKKRGTDYAATSIYMINLAVFDLLLVLSLPFKMMLSQVRAPPPALCTLVECFYFVSMYGSVFTICSISLDRFLAIQYPFLASHLRSPGKILGICCTIWVLVWAGSVPIYSFHGKVEKYMCFHNMSDGTWSAKVFFPLEVFGFLLPMGVMGFCSSRSIHILVGRRDLTRDWVQQKACIWTIAASLAVFVVSFLPVHLGFFLQFLVRNGFIGECRAKQSISLFLQLSMCFSNVNCCLDVFCYYFVIKEFRMGIMAYRPSRVQLVLQDTMISRG